A genomic region of Acidobacteriota bacterium contains the following coding sequences:
- a CDS encoding MerR family DNA-binding protein — MMTATVLANQADVSLYTVRHYTRIGLLKPARNTQNNYKVYQTSDAVRVRFIKAAGNLGFSLAEIADILKEAKEGNTPCPMVREIIVRRIAENQRKIREMQKLQRKMEKALQDWSKMRNSMPTGDSVCHLIESVSEAEKKSLT; from the coding sequence ATGATGACTGCAACAGTTCTGGCAAACCAAGCGGATGTATCGCTTTACACGGTTAGGCACTATACGCGCATAGGTCTACTAAAACCCGCCCGCAATACGCAAAACAACTACAAGGTCTATCAGACATCGGATGCCGTGCGTGTGCGTTTTATCAAAGCGGCCGGCAATCTGGGATTTTCGCTCGCCGAGATCGCGGATATTTTGAAAGAGGCGAAAGAAGGGAATACGCCGTGTCCGATGGTTCGGGAAATTATTGTCCGACGCATTGCGGAGAATCAACGAAAAATAAGAGAGATGCAGAAACTCCAACGGAAAATGGAGAAAGCCCTTCAGGACTGGTCAAAAATGAGGAATTCAATGCCGACGGGCGATTCAGTTTGCCATTTGATCGAGTCGGTAAGCGAGGCAGAAAAAAAGAGCTTGACCTGA
- a CDS encoding nuclear transport factor 2 family protein produces the protein MTRKDFNKLLMAALAVLIGAGAIAFSLNETVSAQTDEVKAVTDVMTREALAIEQGDLAALDKIWANSDDVTVFESGHANYGWTDYRNTHLAPELKEFKNTKYSFSDMKIKVDGKTAWATFKYSLASEMGTRKVESGGLGTVVLEKREGKWRIVHWHSSAPRRAPAPAASPTPKA, from the coding sequence GGTGCGGGAGCTATCGCCTTTAGCCTCAACGAGACTGTTTCGGCACAAACCGACGAAGTAAAGGCCGTGACGGACGTCATGACACGCGAGGCGCTTGCCATCGAACAAGGCGATCTCGCCGCACTCGATAAGATCTGGGCGAACAGCGACGATGTCACCGTCTTCGAAAGCGGACACGCCAATTACGGCTGGACCGATTACCGAAACACGCATCTTGCACCGGAACTAAAGGAATTCAAAAATACGAAATACTCCTTTTCTGATATGAAAATAAAGGTCGACGGCAAGACCGCGTGGGCGACATTCAAATACAGTCTCGCCTCTGAGATGGGAACGAGAAAAGTAGAAAGCGGCGGCCTTGGTACGGTAGTCTTAGAAAAACGCGAAGGCAAATGGCGGATTGTTCATTGGCACTCAAGCGCCCCTCGCCGTGCCCCGGCACCTGCGGCGTCTCCGACTCCTAAAGCGTAA